One stretch of Oncorhynchus tshawytscha isolate Ot180627B linkage group LG19, Otsh_v2.0, whole genome shotgun sequence DNA includes these proteins:
- the LOC112219047 gene encoding FYVE, RhoGEF and PH domain-containing protein 6-like produces MSAGMQKPPVAPKPKNAQPQRPGPSPSSTPKRDGLFQASLCTPKTVKPALAPKPPCLPKPFLTTSVESKPPCLPKPCLTATMEYKPLSSKTVHHHQTYSQRPSEMSTSIGLLKSRNTIPDWDNIIPICLCSQKNCLCVGNSITTDTVINTIPKDLKTLHNNCKTEESRIKPVLRSRSGVNKGVNNNKRKVVNNALPDNCVQVVLLSTNNHLLNPKQNLNSDIVTPSSRPDIKRPLPQRTHSNEANGNVVSTSSNAIGHGEQEDPTSSTGIGRDTGTSNQNPAAPKKPLPVPVPRKPRKSVLVGQEVPEEGRQGREMTVRKVSLERKSSPSLSVNAPATQAHNIPESPASTNDSWEGLPSSRTPGPPPVPAPPPRKEAFLSEPERAAPTSSATSSQHLLPTSSPLHLLPSSSCLHLPQDVEEEELRWVDDGVYELECSVDKEEEEEGRNEEEEIHDKTGCERMTTSLSNQLELSSNCHFPLTLITTGSYKENASAQNKMAGFPKKLQRRSSPAAWVLKNELSEEREVEERKTSDSDDDGGALTKATKAMRKLPATPGEDKPKRNRIFQTLVSPVSRKRSTDNTQTKGSLPTDETLSPSKPSRSSRGKQKAKSFSSADLTPSEGQKRNSFRRLLDLKLSVKRLPKLLAKGGQSLDSTAAEAEQYADDVFQDRGVCFQERMGIRVGDARKFSCPQLGVIGVGAEQSVDGDEIHYPGAEQAVEYENVPYYEAIPEYFIQPVGLGLRGSELGVGTPPDQSECHNHLYDDADIYEEQEPYHPLKRHSEHSSTEEFFYEEQEPYHPLKRHSEQQLNQHSSTERSSIDEDVGPLDEGQSDEDVMVQSSDEEDDESSSSSKGETEKPEEREAGSGAKRNKIVHIAREIMSSENVFVNVLKLLHMDFRDAVAKASRPSGKPIIEEAILNQILYYLPQLYELNQDLLRELEDRVAQWDEHGRLADIFVKKGPYLKMYSTYIREFDKNVALLDEHSRKNPAFAAVVREFEAGPRCASLALRHYLLKPVQRIPQYQMLLTDYLKNLSPDSADYKDTQAALGIVKEVANHANDIMKQGDNFQKLIQVQCRLNGHHEIVLPGRVFLKEGVLMKLSRKVMQPRMFFLFNDTLLYTTPVQSGQFKLNNMLSLTGMKVSKPSQEAFQNELTIESVERSFILSGSSAVERDDWLEAISTAINDYTRKKISFISSKTLEETGSEDSGSGAPLGSKAPIWIPDPRATMCMVCTCEFTLTWRRHHCRACGKVVCQSCSSNKHCLEYLKNQLARVCDQCFIVLQQRSEKDLSATLSPGGKSSFAFARKTKKIPAALKEVTANTDNSSMSGYLQRSKGNKKQGKRLWFVIKNKVLYTYAASEDVAALESQPLLGFMLKEEEEGAEPPVQKQQFKLYHKNTLHYIFKADDSQTAQRWIDAFKEAMVL; encoded by the exons CCTTTTTCAGGCTTCCCTCTGTACACCAAAGACGGTTAAACCAGCTCTGGCCCCTAAACCACCATGCCTACCCAAACCATTCCTCACCACTTCTGTGGAGTCCAAACCACCATGCCTACCCAAACCATGCCTCACCGCCACTATGGAGTACAAACCTCTTTCCTCAAAGACTGTCCATCACCATCAGACTTATTCTCAGAGACCATCGGAGATGTCTACAAGTATAGGTCTTCTGAAGTCCAGGAATACAATACCTGATTGGGATAATATTATTCCTATCTGTCTGTGTAGCCAGAagaactgtctgtgtgttgggaACAGTATCACAACGGACACAGTGATTAACACAATTCCTAAAGACTTGAAAACATTGCATAACAATTGCAAAACGGAGGAATCTAGAATAAAGCCTGTTCTCAGATCTCGATCTGGAGTGAACAAAGGGGTCAACAACAACAAGAGGAAAGTAGTCAACAACGCTCTACCAGACAATTGCGTACAGGTTGTGTTGCTGTCCACCAATAACCACCTCTTAAACCCGAAACAGAACCTCAACTCAGACATTGTGACGCCATCATCACGCCCTGACATAAAGCGCCCTCTTCCTCAGAGAACGCATAGCAATGAAGCCAACGGTAACGTCGTCTCCACCTCCTCTAATGCCATTGGTCACGGAGAACAGGAAGATCCCACCAGCTCCACAGGGATTGGCAGAGACACTGGCACATCCAATCAGAACCCAGCTGCCCCTAAGAAGCCCCTCCCTGTCCCCGTACCACGGAAACCCAGGAAGTCTGTTCTGGTTGGACAGGAAGTCCCAGAGGAGGGGAGGCAAGGGAGGGAAATGACTGTCAGAAAGGTGTCACTGGAGAGGAAAAGCAGCCCATCTCTGTCTGTCAACGCACCTGCTACTCAGGCACACAACATCCCAGAAAGTCCTGCCAGTACAAATGATAGCTGGGAGGGTCTCCCATCCTCCAGGACACCCGGCCCGCCACCTGTTCCTGCTCCCCCTCCCAGAAAGGAAGCCTTTCTTTCTGAACCTGAGAGAGCAGCACCGACCTCCTCTGCCACCTCCTCTCAgcacctcctccccacctcctcccctctgcacctcctcccctcctcttcctgtctgcaCCTCCCTCAGGATGTAGAGGAGGAAGAGCTGAGATGGGTGGATGACGGTGTCTATGAACTGGAGTGTTCAGTggacaaggaagaggaggaggaagggaggaatgaagaggaggagaTCCATGATAAGACTGGTTGCGAGAGGATGACAACTAGTCTTTCCAACCAGCTGGAGCTCAGCTCCAACTGCCACTTTCCCCTCACCTTAATAACCACTGGGAGTTACAAAGAAAACGCAAGTGCTCAAAACAAGATGGCCGGCTTCCCCAAGAAACTGCAGAGACGCAGCTCCCCAGCAGCGTGGGTACTGAAGAATGAACTGTcagaagagagagaagtggaggaacgAAAGACTTCCGATAGTGACGATGATGGAGGTGCCCTCACCAAGGCCACGAAAGCTATGAGAAAGCTCCCTGCAACCCCAGGAGAGGATAAACCAAAAAGGAACAGAATCTTTCAGACGCTGGTGTCTCCTGTATCCCGTAAGAGGAgcacagacaacacacagacaaaggGCAGCTTGCCAACAGATGAAACGCTGTCACCGTCCAAGCCGTCTCGCTCCAGCCGGGGGAAACAGAAGGCCAAGTCCTTCTCCTCTGCCGACCTGACCCCCTCTGAGGGACAGAAACGGAACTCTTTTCGGAGGCTTCTCGATCTGAAACTCTCTGTCAAGAGGCTGCCCAAGCTGCTAGCCAAGGGAGGCCAGTCTCTAGACAGCACTGCAGCTGAGGCAGAACAATATGCGGATGATGTATTCCAAGACCGTGGCGTCTGTTTCCAGGAACGCATGGGCATTCGAGTGGGGGATGCCCGCAAGTTCTCCTGTCCCCAGCTGGGGGTGATTGGGGTTGGGGCGGAGCAGAGCGTGGACGGGGATGAGATCCACTACCCCGGAGCGGAGCAGGCTGTGGAGTATGAAAATGTTCCCTATTACGAGGCCATACCTGAATATTTTATCCAGCCTGTTGGACTGGGATTACGGGGGAGTGAGCTCGGGGTGGGTACACCACCGGACCAGTCGGAGTGCCACAACCACCTGTATGATGATGCCGATATCTATGAGGAACAGGAGCCGTACCATCCCCTGAAGAGACACAGTGAACACAGCAGCACTGAGGAATTCTTCTATGAGGAACAGGAGCCGTACCATCCCCTGAAGAGACACAGTGAACAACAACTGAACCAGCACAGCAGCACTGAGAG GAGTTCTATAGATGAGGATGTTGGCCCGCTAGATGAAGGTCAGTCGGATGAAGACGTCATGGTTCAGAGTTCAGATGAAGAGGATGATGAGAGTTCCTCCTCTAGCAAAGGAGAAACTGAGAAGcctgaggagagggag GCTGGCAGTGGTGCCAAGCGGAACAAGATAGTCCACATCGCCAGAGAGATCATGAGCTCCGAGAATGTATTTGTCAACGTCCTGAAGCTTCTCCATATG GATTTCCGTGACGCGGTGGCGAAGGCTTCTCGTCCGAGTGGGAAGCCTATTATAGAGGAGGCTATTCTGAACCAGATCCTGTACTATCTGCCCCAGCTCTACGAACTGAACCAGGACCtgctcagagagctggaggacAGGGTCGCCCAGTG GGATGAACATGGTCGTCTAGCTGACATCTTTGTGAAGAAAGGGCCTTATCTGAAGATGTATTCCACATACATCAGAGAGTTTGACAAGAATGTGGCCCTACTAGACGAGCATAGCAGGAAGAATCCAGCTTTCGCTGCAGTGGTGCGGGAATTTGAG GCTGGTCCTCGCTGTGCCAGCCTGGCTCTGAGGCATTACCTGCTGAAGCCTGTTCAGAGGATCCCTCAGTATCAGATGCTGCTCACAG ACTACCTGAAGAACCTGTCTCCAGACTCGGCAGATTACAAAGACACACAAG CTGCTCTGGGCATCGTGAAGGAGGTGGCCAACCATGCCAATGACATCATGAAACAGGGG GATAACTTCCAGAAGCTGATTCAGGTTCAGTGCCGTCTGAACGGACACCATGAGATCGTCCTGCCTGGGAGG GTGTTCCTGAAAGAGGGTGTTCTGATGAAGCTCTCCAGGAAGGTCATGCAGCCCAGGATGTTCTTTCTG ttcAACGACACGTTGCTGTACACCACACCAGTTCAATCTGGCCAGTTCAAACTCAACAACATGCTGTCTCTGACTGGGATGAAG GTCAGCAAGCCCAGCCAAGAGGCCTTTCAGAATGAGCTGACCATTGAGAGTGTGGAACGCTCCTTCATACTCTCTGGCAG TTCTGCAGTTGAGAGAGATGATTGGCTGGAGGCCATCTCCACAGCGATCAATGACTACACCAGGAAGAAGATTTCCTTCATCTCCAGCAAGACTCTGGAGGAG ACTGGGTCTGAGGACAGTGGCAGTGGGGCCCCTTTGGGTTCTAAGGCCCCTATCTGGATCCCAGACCCAAGGGCCACCATGTGTATGGTCTGTACCTGTGAGTTCACCCTCACCTGGAGACGACACCACTGCCGAGCCTGTGGAAAG GTGGTGTGCCAGTCCTGCTCCTCCAACAAACACTGTCTGGAGTATCTGAAGAACCAGCTGGCCAGAGTGTGTGATCAGTGCTTTATTGTACTACAGCAGAGAA GTGAAAAGGACCTGTCTGCAACTCTCTCCCCTGGTGGAAAATCCTCCTTTGCTTTCGCCAGGAAAACGAAGAAGATCCCTGCTGCTCTCAAGGAG GTGACAGCGAACACAGACAACTCGTCTATGAGTGGTTACCTGCAGAGGTCAAAGGGCAATAAGAAGCAGGGGAAGAGGCTTTGGTTCGTCATCAAGAACAAAGTTCTGTATACGTACGCTGCCAGTGAG GACGTGGCAGCGTTAGAGAGCCAGCCATTGCTGGGCTTCATGttgaaagaggaggaagaaggggcaGAACCGCCAGTTCAGAAGCAACAGTTCAAGCTCTATCACAAAAACACGCTGCATTACATTTTCAAGGCAGACGACAGCCAAACTGCCCAAAG GTGGATAGATGCGTTCAAGGAAGCTATGGTGCTCTAA